One region of Peptococcaceae bacterium 1198_IL3148 genomic DNA includes:
- a CDS encoding ribonuclease HII, whose amino-acid sequence MDISKLTITEIKKIIKEHQASGVIADDLLAAVASDARQGVQKIHKEIIKKQQQLAAEESRLAQLFNYERELIAQGKQYLAGVDEVGRGPLAGPVVAAAVILPHNIKLYGLNDSKKLTKAKREQLTQLIKGTALCWAIGTASTEEIAKVNIYQASVLAMARAVEGLTTVPDHLLIDAVKIPQLTIPQTPIIGGDGLSASIAAASIIAKTHRDQLMDDYHRSYPQYGFDKHKGYPTPEHLQALKQHGPSPIHRMNYGPVAELLQQNLF is encoded by the coding sequence ATGGACATTAGTAAATTAACGATAACAGAGATTAAAAAAATAATTAAAGAACACCAAGCCAGCGGTGTCATCGCCGATGATTTGTTAGCAGCGGTGGCCAGTGATGCTAGACAAGGTGTGCAAAAAATACATAAAGAAATTATAAAAAAGCAACAGCAACTGGCAGCAGAAGAAAGCAGGTTGGCTCAGCTGTTCAATTATGAGCGAGAACTGATTGCTCAGGGCAAACAATATTTGGCTGGCGTGGATGAAGTGGGGCGCGGACCATTGGCAGGTCCGGTGGTGGCGGCAGCGGTGATTTTACCCCATAATATAAAGTTGTATGGATTAAATGATTCTAAAAAGTTAACCAAAGCTAAACGGGAGCAGCTAACCCAGCTAATCAAGGGAACCGCCCTTTGCTGGGCCATTGGCACTGCTTCCACAGAGGAAATTGCTAAGGTGAATATTTACCAGGCTTCGGTACTGGCAATGGCTAGAGCGGTTGAAGGCTTGACCACCGTGCCCGATCATTTATTGATAGATGCCGTCAAAATTCCGCAATTAACTATACCGCAAACACCAATCATTGGTGGTGATGGACTTAGTGCATCGATAGCAGCAGCATCAATCATTGCTAAGACCCATCGCGATCAATTGATGGATGATTACCACCGAAGCTATCCTCAGTATGGCTTTGATAAACATAAGGGCTATCCGACGCCGGAGCATTTGCAAGCATTAAAACAGCATGGCCCCTCGCCCATTCACCGGATGAATTATGGCCCGGTGGCAGAGTTATTACAGCAAAATTTGTTTTAA